TCCCCCATCCTGCAAATACTACCAGATATACGTTCAGGCAGACGTTGATGATCACGTTGAACAGCCGGATAAAAGCATAGGTGTACGATTTCCGGATAAGACGGAGTTCTGCAAAGGGCACCATGCACAGGGCGTCAAGCCAGAGAATGGCAAGCATGAGATAAAACAGGTGCTCGCCGGACATGGTTATGAGTCCGGCCGTACCGGTCCCGGCGGCAGCTTGAATACCCGGATCCGAAGCGGCCGCGGCCTGTGCGGCTGATCCTTCCAGGCCGAGCAGCGGAGCCAGCAGTGGCATGAAAATCCAGGTTACCAGCACCAGCAGCGATGCCCCGCCGAACAAGCTCAGCTGAATGGTCTTGAACACGTTTCGCGCCTTCTCCCTGTCAGCACCATACCGCAGATAGGAAGACTCCATTCCGAATGTGAACAGTACATTCAGAAATACGATGGCCCCGAAGATAAGGCCGATTATTCCGTAGGCGGCAGGATCAAAATACTTGGTGTAAAACGGAACCAGCAGATAGTTGATGAACCGGGCGAGCACACTGCTTATGCCGTAGACGAGAGTATCTGAAAAAAGCTCGCGAAGTTTGCCCACAAAGGTTACCTGCCTTGATTTATTACGATGTTTCCCGGTTTTCAAGAAGTGCCCGGACAGCCATGACATACCCGGAAAAACCGAAGCCGCTGATCATACCGCGGCACACTCCGCCGGTCAGTGAGGTATGCCTGAACGACTCCCGCGCATGAATATTCGACAGGTGCACCTCGATTTTGTCCTGCGGAAGCAGTGTCAGGGCATCACGAAGCGATACCGAGGTATGCGTGAGTCCGCCGAAATTGACAATGATTCCGTCAATGCTTTCATCCCTGGCCGCGTGGATGCGGTCGATCAGCTCTCCCTCATTATTGCTTTGAAACAAGTTGAAGGTGACTTCAGGAAACGTTTCAACCAGAAGATCCATCAGGTCATCCTGCCCTCCGGAACCGTAGTGCTTCTTTTCCCGGTGTCCAAGCATGTTCAGATTGGGCCCGTGCAAAATCAGGATGTTCATGAAGCAGACTCCCACTCCTTTCGGATGCGGTCGGACAATTCCTTCATCTGCTCATCCGGAACGGTAATGTTGTTTCCCAGGGCGACCTGCTGTTTTTTATCATATATGGGGACAAGATGGATGTGGGCATGCGGCACTTCGAGCCCCTCTACGACGATGC
Above is a window of Natronogracilivirga saccharolytica DNA encoding:
- a CDS encoding type II 3-dehydroquinate dehydratase, which encodes MNILILHGPNLNMLGHREKKHYGSGGQDDLMDLLVETFPEVTFNLFQSNNEGELIDRIHAARDESIDGIIVNFGGLTHTSVSLRDALTLLPQDKIEVHLSNIHARESFRHTSLTGGVCRGMISGFGFSGYVMAVRALLENRETS